A single window of Candidatus Paceibacterota bacterium DNA harbors:
- the infA gene encoding translation initiation factor IF-1, with the protein MQNPQQRPESVLGIVTEALPNALFKVKIEGKDELLTYLSGKMRLNRIRVLIGDKVEVELEPYGGKGRIIRRL; encoded by the coding sequence ATGCAGAACCCACAACAGAGACCCGAATCAGTGCTCGGTATAGTTACCGAAGCACTTCCAAATGCTCTTTTTAAGGTCAAAATTGAAGGGAAAGATGAGTTGCTCACGTACCTTTCAGGCAAAATGCGCTTGAATCGAATTCGAGTACTCATCGGCGACAAAGTAGAAGTTGAGCTCGAACCCTATGGAGGAAAGGGAAGGATCATCAGACGTTTGTAA
- a CDS encoding transposase: protein MLRDDPFVTDEYYHLYNRGIDKRVIFKTKFDYERFMMLLVVANSEESIRLDNLINHEHRKYEEIIELEKEKPIVSIGAWCILSNHFHILVRQDVDGGITKFMKKLGTAYSMYFNIKYQRQGALFGGPFKSKLIGANDRYMRHMFGYIHLNPLDIKFPEWKKNLDTLTNEKKTMKSFLESYQYSSYPDYIAEDRSEKSILNREAFPDYFGQKSSMDDFIEDYLENEHSTAPNSL, encoded by the coding sequence ATGCTTCGAGATGACCCTTTTGTTACCGACGAATACTACCATCTCTATAATCGCGGAATAGATAAACGAGTCATATTCAAAACTAAATTCGATTATGAGCGGTTTATGATGCTCCTTGTTGTCGCAAACTCAGAAGAGTCTATTCGACTTGATAATCTGATAAATCATGAACATAGAAAATATGAAGAAATCATAGAACTTGAGAAAGAAAAGCCGATTGTTTCCATCGGCGCGTGGTGCATTCTTTCAAATCATTTCCATATATTAGTCAGGCAAGATGTAGACGGAGGAATTACGAAGTTTATGAAAAAACTTGGCACAGCGTATTCGATGTATTTTAATATTAAATACCAGAGACAGGGAGCATTGTTTGGTGGACCATTTAAATCAAAACTGATTGGTGCAAACGATAGATATATGCGTCATATGTTTGGATATATTCATCTCAATCCTCTTGATATCAAGTTTCCGGAGTGGAAAAAGAATCTTGATACACTTACAAACGAGAAAAAGACGATGAAGAGCTTTTTGGAATCTTATCAGTATTCAAGTTATCCGGATTATATAGCAGAAGATAGATCCGAAAAATCTATTTTAAACAGGGAAGCATTTCCCGACTATTTCGGACAGAAATCTTCGATGGACGATTTTATCGAAGATTATTTGGAGAATGAGCACAGTACGGCACCAAACTCACTGTAG
- the rpsI gene encoding 30S ribosomal protein S9, with product MTPTDTKEGRYIECVGRRKTAIARVRMTPSTKGSFTVNNKDLESYFGTNELRMSVMNPLTEAKLASKFKITAMVKGGGITGQAEALRHGVARALVEHDAELRKHMKKLGFLKRDPRAKERRKFGLKKARKSPQWSKR from the coding sequence ATGACACCAACAGATACAAAAGAAGGACGATATATTGAATGCGTGGGACGACGCAAGACCGCGATTGCGCGAGTTCGAATGACTCCGTCGACAAAAGGATCTTTCACCGTAAACAACAAAGATCTAGAGAGCTACTTTGGAACTAATGAGCTTCGAATGTCAGTGATGAATCCTCTTACAGAAGCGAAGCTTGCAAGCAAATTTAAAATCACAGCAATGGTGAAAGGCGGGGGAATCACCGGCCAAGCAGAAGCACTCCGACACGGAGTAGCTCGAGCACTCGTAGAACACGATGCAGAACTTCGTAAGCACATGAAGAAACTCGGCTTCCTAAAACGAGATCCAAGAGCAAAAGAAAGACGAAAATTCGGTCTCAAGAAAGCGAGAAAGTCGCCTCAATGGAGTAAGCGTTAA
- a CDS encoding MgtC/SapB family protein, with protein sequence MDTFFANPNTVMFFQLLLALVLGGILGIQRSLSHKGAGMRTFSLVAMGSCLFVVISEIIHARALGVGDVIPTQIPGAIITGIGFLGAGLIIFKDDKLKGLTTAAGLWVACGIGIAIGFQLYLLSIFATVLTLLVFTVLWKVETAIKETGSEYSEESGEIK encoded by the coding sequence ATGGATACATTTTTTGCGAATCCAAATACTGTTATGTTCTTCCAGCTACTCCTCGCGCTGGTGCTCGGCGGGATTTTAGGAATTCAAAGAAGTCTCTCTCATAAAGGCGCGGGAATGAGGACCTTTTCTCTTGTCGCAATGGGTTCTTGTCTTTTTGTTGTCATTTCAGAGATCATACATGCCCGAGCGCTTGGAGTGGGCGATGTCATTCCCACACAGATTCCCGGAGCGATCATTACCGGCATCGGATTTCTCGGCGCGGGCCTCATCATTTTCAAAGATGATAAATTGAAAGGACTTACCACGGCGGCAGGACTTTGGGTCGCCTGCGGGATTGGAATTGCTATTGGATTTCAACTCTACTTGCTTTCAATTTTTGCAACTGTCCTTACTCTCCTTGTCTTTACCGTGCTGTGGAAAGTAGAGACAGCGATCAAAGAAACTGGTTCCGAATATTCTGAAGAGAGCGGAGAAATAAAATAG
- the rplM gene encoding 50S ribosomal protein L13, protein MKYTIDATNQKLGRLASKTASLLMGKNEASYTKNAMPEVKVEITNASKVSVTEKKLTEKIYKQYSGYPGGLKSKSMKQVVSKLGHQEIISDAVYGMLPKNKLQRKMMKNLTITA, encoded by the coding sequence ATGAAGTATACTATCGACGCAACAAATCAGAAACTCGGACGACTTGCGAGTAAGACAGCGAGCCTTCTTATGGGCAAGAACGAAGCGAGCTACACAAAGAACGCGATGCCAGAAGTGAAAGTGGAAATCACCAACGCTTCAAAAGTTTCTGTTACCGAAAAGAAGCTTACAGAAAAAATCTACAAGCAGTATTCCGGCTACCCAGGAGGTTTGAAATCAAAGAGCATGAAGCAAGTTGTCTCAAAGCTCGGCCACCAAGAAATCATTTCTGATGCAGTCTACGGAATGCTTCCAAAGAACAAGCTCCAGAGAAAAATGATGAAGAACCTAACTATCACCGCATAA
- the rpsD gene encoding 30S ribosomal protein S4, with protein sequence MKIGPRYKIARRLGAPIYEKTQNPKFAIREARRGRKEYKHPKQRSEFGIQLIEKQKARLTYGMGERQFGRYVEESMTKKGVKPTEELYTMLESRLDNVVYRMGLAPTRAAARQMVNHGHINLNGKRVSIPSAQTKIGDVISIRERSVKKPLFGPLEERLKTYTCPSWIKFDNEKKTGTIQGAPKAEPINTVFNLAMVLEFYSR encoded by the coding sequence ATGAAAATTGGACCACGATACAAAATAGCACGACGCCTCGGCGCTCCCATCTACGAAAAGACGCAGAATCCTAAATTTGCGATTCGAGAAGCTCGACGTGGACGAAAGGAATACAAGCACCCAAAACAGCGCTCTGAATTCGGCATTCAACTTATCGAAAAGCAGAAAGCTCGCCTCACCTACGGAATGGGAGAAAGACAATTCGGCCGATACGTCGAAGAATCAATGACAAAGAAAGGAGTAAAGCCTACGGAAGAGCTCTACACAATGCTTGAATCTCGACTCGACAATGTCGTCTATCGAATGGGACTTGCTCCGACACGAGCTGCTGCACGACAAATGGTAAACCACGGCCACATCAATTTGAATGGAAAACGAGTTTCTATTCCTTCTGCACAGACAAAAATCGGAGATGTTATCTCTATCCGAGAGCGAAGCGTCAAGAAGCCTCTTTTTGGCCCGCTTGAAGAGAGACTCAAGACCTACACCTGCCCTTCATGGATCAAATTCGACAATGAAAAGAAGACTGGAACGATACAGGGAGCGCCAAAGGCAGAGCCGATAAATACCGTGTTTAATCTGGCAATGGTACTGGAATTTTATAGCAGATAA
- the rpsK gene encoding 30S ribosomal protein S11, whose amino-acid sequence MGKKRITTEAGAGGSAVKTDASSRASTKKKYDRGILHVESTYNNTKLLLTDEKGNALCASSSGSIGFAGAKKGTPFAAAKIGETLAAKAAVLGIKEVSVVVKGVGSGRESAIRGFISKGINLLEISDRTPVPHNGPKPPKPRRV is encoded by the coding sequence ATGGGAAAGAAAAGAATCACAACAGAAGCGGGAGCCGGTGGAAGTGCTGTGAAAACAGACGCTTCTTCGCGCGCTTCAACAAAAAAGAAGTACGATCGGGGAATTCTCCACGTTGAATCTACGTACAACAACACCAAGCTCCTCCTCACAGACGAGAAAGGAAATGCTCTCTGTGCTTCTTCATCTGGCTCTATCGGATTTGCGGGCGCAAAGAAGGGAACTCCTTTCGCAGCTGCGAAGATCGGCGAAACGCTCGCTGCAAAAGCCGCAGTTTTGGGCATCAAAGAAGTATCTGTCGTCGTAAAAGGCGTCGGTTCTGGACGAGAATCAGCGATCCGAGGATTTATTTCAAAAGGAATCAATTTACTTGAAATTTCAGACCGAACCCCGGTTCCGCATAACGGCCCAAAGCCTCCAAAACCTCGACGCGTATAA
- a CDS encoding uracil-DNA glycosylase gives MDEHTVKLKRIKDELLAMESPLADERRKNKVFPVIGEGDHYAKIMFIGEAPGKNEAKTGKPFCGASGRILDELLASVGIDRKGVYVTNIVKDRPTDNRDPLPSEIDAYGPFLDRQITIIEPKIIATLGRFSMEYIMKKFGLGAQLQVISMMHGKTFEVEVSYGSLTVIPLYHPAAAIYNQHLKDTLKKDFEVLKKYK, from the coding sequence ATGGACGAACACACAGTAAAACTCAAACGGATTAAAGACGAGCTTCTCGCAATGGAAAGTCCGCTTGCTGATGAGCGCCGGAAAAATAAAGTTTTCCCTGTGATCGGAGAAGGGGATCATTATGCGAAAATAATGTTCATCGGCGAAGCGCCAGGAAAGAATGAGGCCAAAACGGGCAAGCCTTTTTGCGGAGCATCAGGCAGGATTTTGGACGAGCTTTTGGCGAGCGTCGGGATTGACCGAAAGGGCGTCTATGTGACAAACATCGTCAAGGATAGGCCTACTGACAATCGTGACCCTCTACCGTCAGAAATAGACGCTTACGGGCCATTTTTAGACCGTCAAATCACTATAATTGAGCCGAAAATCATCGCAACATTGGGGCGTTTCTCGATGGAATACATTATGAAAAAATTCGGTCTTGGCGCACAGTTACAAGTAATAAGCATGATGCACGGCAAAACTTTTGAAGTAGAAGTCTCCTACGGTAGCCTCACAGTCATCCCGCTCTACCACCCCGCCGCCGCAATCTATAATCAACACCTTAAAGACACTTTAAAAAAAGATTTCGAAGTTCTGAAAAAATATAAATAA
- the rpmJ gene encoding 50S ribosomal protein L36 yields MKVKSSVKKMCPQCKVVRRKGYVYVICKSDPRHKQRQG; encoded by the coding sequence ATGAAGGTAAAATCATCAGTTAAAAAAATGTGTCCGCAATGCAAAGTAGTCCGACGAAAGGGCTATGTTTATGTCATTTGCAAAAGCGACCCGCGGCACAAACAGCGACAAGGCTAG
- a CDS encoding DNA-directed RNA polymerase subunit alpha → MFDPTIVLPSKPKIISEKEFDGVYEIDGFYPGYGHTIGNSLRRIILSSLPGAAITSVKISGVSHEFSTIAGVKEDVVTIILNLKRVRIKMLTNEPQTLTLKVKGAKEVTAEDIKASGQVEILNPELHLASITEKNTELEIELKVEKGLGYIPKEILMKERVDIGAITLDAIFSPIRRVNYEVENMRVGDRTDFNRIKLFIQTDGTITPKEALEKSIEIMIHQLKAIVGFKEEEVKNEKADSKEEAGAEGKPKKELDAEFLKTRIETLNLSPRTLNALASANIRTVGGLVRKKEEDILDIDGLGNKGVQEIKKALSNFGIALK, encoded by the coding sequence ATGTTTGATCCAACAATCGTTCTTCCTTCAAAGCCAAAGATCATCTCCGAAAAAGAATTCGACGGAGTCTATGAAATAGACGGTTTTTATCCTGGATACGGACACACCATCGGCAACTCTCTTCGCCGAATCATCCTCTCGTCTCTCCCTGGCGCAGCGATCACCTCTGTGAAGATCAGCGGAGTAAGCCATGAATTTTCAACTATCGCAGGCGTGAAGGAAGATGTTGTTACGATCATCCTCAATTTGAAACGAGTTCGAATCAAAATGCTCACCAACGAGCCTCAAACCCTTACCCTGAAAGTAAAGGGCGCGAAGGAAGTGACTGCAGAAGACATCAAAGCTTCCGGACAAGTTGAAATTTTGAACCCTGAACTTCACCTCGCAAGCATTACAGAAAAAAATACCGAACTTGAAATTGAGCTCAAGGTTGAAAAGGGCCTCGGATACATTCCAAAGGAAATTCTTATGAAAGAGCGAGTAGATATCGGAGCAATCACTCTTGATGCTATTTTCTCTCCTATCCGACGCGTAAACTACGAAGTAGAAAATATGCGAGTCGGCGACCGAACAGATTTCAACCGAATCAAGCTCTTCATTCAGACTGATGGCACCATCACTCCAAAAGAAGCTCTCGAGAAATCAATCGAGATCATGATTCACCAGTTGAAAGCTATCGTCGGCTTCAAGGAAGAAGAAGTGAAGAATGAAAAAGCTGATTCAAAAGAAGAGGCTGGAGCTGAAGGCAAGCCAAAGAAAGAGCTTGATGCAGAATTCCTCAAAACTCGAATCGAAACTTTGAATCTTTCTCCTCGTACTCTCAATGCTCTCGCAAGCGCAAACATCCGAACAGTCGGAGGCCTTGTACGAAAGAAAGAAGAGGATATCTTGGATATCGACGGTCTTGGCAACAAGGGCGTTCAGGAAATCAAGAAAGCTTTGAGTAATTTCGGAATCGCTTTGAAATAG
- a CDS encoding MGMT family protein has product MKTFTEKVFAVVAKIPKGKVLTYKEVAERAGSPRASRAVGSILKTNYNPRIPCHRVIRSDGKTGHYNRGDMQKIALLKKEGALSEVQPRYNLARNED; this is encoded by the coding sequence ATGAAGACGTTTACGGAAAAAGTGTTTGCAGTAGTGGCGAAAATTCCAAAAGGAAAAGTTCTGACGTACAAAGAAGTGGCAGAGCGCGCGGGAAGCCCTCGGGCTTCCCGCGCTGTCGGCTCCATCCTCAAAACCAACTACAATCCGAGAATCCCGTGCCACCGAGTCATCCGTTCCGACGGCAAAACCGGACACTATAATCGCGGAGATATGCAAAAAATCGCACTTCTTAAAAAGGAGGGTGCTCTTAGCGAGGTTCAACCTCGCTACAACCTCGCTAGAAATGAAGATTAA
- the rplQ gene encoding 50S ribosomal protein L17, whose amino-acid sequence MRHHNSNRKFGRETDQRRALMRSLAYSLIKHGHITTTEAKAKELRPYMEKLVTASRVDNREAIRLVQAKLPMKSAVNTLFKTISPKYKDRKGGYTRIVKLPQRVSDGARMALISFV is encoded by the coding sequence ATGCGTCACCATAATTCAAACAGAAAATTCGGACGAGAAACAGATCAGAGACGAGCTCTCATGCGCTCTTTGGCATACTCTCTCATCAAGCACGGCCATATTACTACGACCGAAGCAAAAGCAAAAGAACTCCGACCATACATGGAGAAGCTTGTGACTGCATCTCGAGTAGACAATCGTGAAGCAATCCGACTTGTACAGGCAAAGCTTCCTATGAAGTCAGCAGTGAACACCCTTTTCAAAACCATTTCACCAAAGTATAAAGACCGAAAAGGAGGCTACACACGAATCGTCAAGCTCCCACAGAGAGTGAGCGACGGTGCGCGAATGGCATTAATTTCTTTCGTATAA
- a CDS encoding alanine--tRNA ligase translates to MQSEEIRSKFLEFFKKRDHMILPSASLLPENDPSVLFTTAGMQPLVPFLLGRVMPTQRRLANIQKCVRTQDIDEVGDNTHNTFFEMLGNWSLGDYFKKDAISWTYEFFTSKEAGLGLDPNRIYVTCFEGDENAPKDTESAEIWESIGIPKDRIYFLPAKNNWWQAGENGPCGPDTEIFYDLTKKGLGKMTKEEYLEADNKQEVVEIGNDVFMGYEKKNGVVVGKLKQQNVDFGGGFERLCMVSQGVANVFATDLFQPIMAKINEFTTSADEKAKRIVADHIRTAVFMIGDGVIPSNTDAGYILRRLLRRAVRFADKLEMKHDSLSWIAETVIEKYTIIYDSISKKRDLIRKEIDEEEQKFRKTLASGLKLFEKISEKHISGEEAFDLFSSHGFPLEVTLELAKEEGKTVDVAGFNKKFKEHQELSRKGAEQKFKGGLAGHSDKEVQYHTATHLLNSALRKVLGAHVEQKGSNITPDRLRFDFIHTAKMTDEEKKQVEEWINAQIKAELPVSFREMPIIEAKELGAIGVFEDKYGEVVKVYSIGNEKTGIVSMELCGGPHVSNTSELKGTFKIQKEEAVSAGVRRIKAVLE, encoded by the coding sequence ATGCAATCCGAAGAAATTCGAAGCAAATTTTTAGAGTTTTTTAAGAAGCGGGATCATATGATTTTGCCTTCGGCTTCGCTTTTGCCAGAAAATGATCCATCTGTTCTTTTTACAACTGCCGGAATGCAGCCTCTCGTGCCTTTTCTTCTTGGCAGAGTTATGCCGACACAAAGACGTCTTGCGAATATTCAGAAATGCGTCCGTACACAAGACATTGATGAGGTGGGAGACAATACCCACAACACCTTTTTTGAGATGCTTGGCAACTGGTCACTCGGTGATTATTTTAAAAAAGATGCTATTTCCTGGACATACGAATTCTTTACAAGCAAGGAAGCGGGACTCGGTCTCGATCCAAATCGAATCTACGTAACCTGTTTTGAGGGTGATGAAAATGCTCCGAAAGATACAGAATCGGCAGAAATCTGGGAATCAATTGGAATTCCCAAAGATCGCATCTATTTCCTTCCCGCAAAAAATAATTGGTGGCAAGCGGGTGAGAACGGACCATGCGGACCCGACACCGAAATTTTCTACGACCTTACGAAAAAAGGTTTGGGTAAAATGACAAAAGAAGAGTATCTCGAAGCCGATAACAAACAGGAGGTTGTGGAAATTGGAAACGACGTCTTCATGGGCTATGAAAAAAAGAACGGGGTTGTGGTTGGAAAACTCAAACAACAAAATGTGGACTTTGGCGGAGGCTTTGAACGGCTTTGTATGGTTTCGCAAGGAGTAGCAAATGTTTTTGCCACTGATCTTTTTCAGCCGATAATGGCAAAGATAAATGAGTTCACAACTTCTGCCGACGAAAAAGCGAAGAGAATTGTTGCTGATCACATTCGTACTGCTGTTTTCATGATCGGCGACGGGGTCATTCCATCAAATACAGATGCTGGATATATTTTGCGCCGACTTCTTCGACGAGCTGTTCGCTTTGCAGACAAATTAGAGATGAAGCACGATTCGCTTTCTTGGATTGCCGAAACAGTGATAGAAAAATATACTATCATATATGATAGTATTTCAAAAAAACGTGATCTGATAAGAAAAGAAATCGATGAGGAAGAGCAGAAATTCAGGAAAACTCTCGCAAGCGGATTGAAATTATTTGAAAAGATCTCTGAAAAACATATTTCCGGAGAAGAAGCCTTCGACCTTTTCTCAAGCCACGGTTTTCCACTCGAAGTAACGCTCGAGCTTGCAAAAGAAGAAGGTAAGACGGTAGATGTTGCTGGTTTCAATAAAAAATTCAAAGAACACCAAGAACTTTCTCGCAAAGGCGCAGAACAGAAATTTAAAGGAGGACTTGCGGGGCATTCCGATAAAGAAGTTCAATACCATACAGCAACGCACCTTTTGAATTCCGCATTACGAAAAGTGCTCGGCGCGCACGTTGAACAAAAGGGAAGCAACATCACTCCCGACCGGCTTCGATTCGACTTCATTCACACTGCAAAAATGACTGACGAGGAGAAAAAACAGGTGGAAGAATGGATAAATGCGCAGATCAAGGCAGAACTTCCAGTTTCTTTTCGAGAAATGCCAATTATTGAAGCGAAAGAACTCGGCGCTATCGGCGTTTTTGAAGATAAATATGGAGAAGTGGTAAAAGTCTATTCCATCGGCAATGAGAAAACCGGAATCGTGAGCATGGAGCTCTGCGGGGGCCCCCACGTCTCTAACACATCAGAATTAAAGGGAACTTTCAAAATCCAAAAAGAAGAAGCCGTCTCCGCCGGAGTTCGTCGTATAAAGGCAGTATTGGAATAG
- a CDS encoding PsbP-related protein, translating to MKNVILLIIALLLIGTGVYVYRKNHPIITEVQSTPTPTETTSVKTYTNTEFGFQFDYPSYAKIEPENGGGFIAARLSLIASTGKETSELDKVTIRVYTKKDTPDIYGAMREGESEFTKIVKNLAFLIQIDGSDKSDQFLLNTIESSIKFATYPETIGECFNLTVLNVLTRLGIPDSGSAITYTNGAVQVSNVTIKGIDDSKPGDKVNLCLFSIPTDCPPGDERGKIYGATNLRTGESWGVSNSSHGCGGA from the coding sequence ATGAAAAACGTCATACTTCTCATTATTGCTTTGCTTCTAATAGGCACTGGCGTCTATGTTTACCGAAAAAATCACCCAATTATTACCGAGGTTCAATCAACTCCAACTCCCACCGAGACGACCTCTGTAAAAACATACACGAATACAGAATTCGGATTTCAATTTGATTATCCGTCATATGCAAAAATAGAACCAGAAAATGGGGGCGGTTTTATTGCTGCACGTCTTAGCCTTATCGCTTCAACAGGAAAAGAAACGAGTGAGTTGGATAAAGTGACTATAAGAGTTTATACGAAAAAAGACACGCCTGATATTTACGGCGCGATGAGAGAAGGAGAGAGTGAGTTCACGAAAATTGTGAAAAATCTTGCCTTTCTCATTCAAATAGACGGAAGCGACAAAAGCGATCAATTCTTACTCAACACCATAGAATCGAGTATTAAGTTCGCGACATACCCAGAGACAATTGGCGAATGCTTCAACCTGACGGTTTTAAATGTCTTAACAAGACTGGGGATACCAGACAGTGGTAGTGCAATAACTTACACAAATGGTGCAGTACAGGTCTCTAATGTTACTATAAAAGGAATCGACGATTCAAAACCGGGAGACAAAGTAAATCTCTGTTTGTTTTCTATACCTACGGACTGCCCGCCGGGGGATGAAAGAGGAAAAATATATGGGGCGACTAATTTACGTACCGGAGAAAGTTGGGGCGTATCTAATTCATCACATGGTTGTGGTGGTGCTTAA
- the rpsM gene encoding 30S ribosomal protein S13: protein MMRIVGITIPDNKRLEIGLTSLYGIARSRAQSILDEAKIEHGRKAKDLKPEEENEIRKIIEKMKIEGDLKREVGANIKRLKDIKAYRGIRHLRSLPSRGQRTKTNSRTRRGNVRKTMGTGRRKETKT from the coding sequence ATCATGCGAATCGTAGGAATCACAATACCAGATAATAAAAGACTCGAAATCGGACTTACCTCCCTCTATGGTATTGCACGTTCTCGAGCTCAAAGCATTCTCGACGAAGCAAAGATCGAGCACGGACGAAAAGCGAAAGATTTGAAACCTGAAGAAGAAAACGAGATCCGAAAGATCATCGAAAAAATGAAGATCGAGGGAGATTTGAAGCGAGAAGTCGGCGCAAATATTAAGCGTTTGAAAGACATCAAAGCATATCGAGGAATCCGACACCTCCGTTCTCTTCCATCACGAGGCCAGAGAACAAAGACCAATTCCCGAACACGACGAGGAAATGTACGAAAGACTATGGGTACCGGACGACGAAAAGAAACAAAGACATAA
- the dapB gene encoding 4-hydroxy-tetrahydrodipicolinate reductase, whose translation MNPTRICIAGVAGRMGQCLLALTLKDPELKLVEALERRGHKWVGHHLSEVAGVEKGLGVVVDSDLHHESTAQVFIDFTEPVTASFHAKVCADLKIPIIIGTTGVVGDEKDRIARAAEHIPVIHAPNFSVGVNVLFKLVEQAAEALGDSYDVEIVEAHHNQKEDAPSGTALRLYQSVLKGFEPNAGYTAVHGRSSFNRGVRTKKEIGIHAIRMADVVGEHTVYFAIGGERIELTHKASSRDTFARGALRAAKWIVGKDPGMYTMAQVLGLE comes from the coding sequence ATGAATCCTACTCGGATTTGCATTGCCGGCGTTGCTGGACGAATGGGTCAGTGCTTGCTCGCGCTCACCTTGAAAGACCCGGAACTGAAGCTGGTGGAGGCACTTGAACGTCGGGGCCACAAATGGGTTGGCCATCACTTGAGTGAAGTCGCCGGCGTCGAGAAGGGCCTGGGAGTGGTGGTGGACAGTGACCTTCACCATGAGAGCACTGCGCAAGTCTTTATTGATTTTACCGAGCCCGTAACGGCATCGTTCCACGCCAAAGTCTGTGCCGATCTGAAAATCCCCATCATCATTGGCACAACAGGCGTTGTGGGGGACGAGAAAGATCGCATAGCCCGTGCTGCCGAGCACATTCCCGTCATCCACGCGCCGAACTTCTCGGTCGGCGTGAATGTGCTCTTCAAGCTCGTTGAACAAGCTGCCGAAGCGTTGGGTGATAGCTACGACGTTGAGATCGTCGAGGCACATCACAACCAAAAAGAGGATGCTCCGAGCGGTACAGCCCTCAGATTGTACCAAAGCGTCCTCAAAGGATTCGAACCCAATGCAGGATACACCGCAGTCCACGGACGATCTTCTTTCAATCGTGGCGTACGAACGAAGAAAGAAATCGGCATCCATGCCATCCGCATGGCCGACGTCGTCGGTGAACACACTGTCTACTTCGCCATCGGCGGCGAACGAATCGAGCTGACACACAAGGCGTCCAGTCGCGATACGTTTGCCCGAGGAGCACTCCGCGCCGCGAAATGGATCGTCGGCAAGGATCCCGGCATGTACACGATGGCGCAGGTGCTCGGACTCGAATAA